A genomic segment from Aspergillus chevalieri M1 DNA, chromosome 7, nearly complete sequence encodes:
- a CDS encoding putative MFS transporter (COG:G;~EggNog:ENOG410PKXZ;~InterPro:IPR020846,IPR011701,IPR036259;~PFAM:PF07690;~TransMembrane:10 (i60-78o98-118i130-151o157-179i191-212o224-247i365-385o391-409i430-449o455-483i);~go_function: GO:0022857 - transmembrane transporter activity [Evidence IEA];~go_process: GO:0055085 - transmembrane transport [Evidence IEA]), with translation MGREGIYDERDEKFSEPIQQEKVSNIITIDNFQVLGLDPDDATFYMGFSEERRRKVIRKVDVRLVPMLAVLYLISHLDRANIGNAKIEGMLDDLGLDGIQYNTALAIFFIPYVLLEVPSNMLLKNFTRPSIYLGILILCWGIIMTLTGVVQGYAGLLVVRVLLGIFEAGFFPGAVYLCTFWYMPKNLSSRLAFFYCASALSGAFSGLLAAAIAKMNGVGGYAGWRWIFIIEGLATVVLGVASFFLLIDSPRRSKWLDADEIRFLELQRFIKEGGELKKENAQNRFRWKDVWGVLGNWRLYIQAYVLLCQSACSYGTKFTLPTITKAMGFSSTNAQLMTVPPYVAGAISAICFSFLSDRFYWRMPFVAIPVTIIAIGYSIIISFHGALADNIGPAFFAVILTCIGIYPTHPATTSWTANNLAPANRRAIGVAFNICIGNAGGIIGSFMYLDSEAPAYYTGFGLSLAFGGTSLVLVLLLEMSYVWANRRKRRLAEGEVRNMYSEEELLDLGDRSPLFKYTL, from the exons ATGGGCAGAGAAGGGATCTATGACGAGCGAGATGAGAAATTCTCCGAACCTATCCAGCAGGAAAAAGTCTCGAATATCATCACTATTGATAATTTCCAGGTCCTGGGGCTGGATCCGGATGATGCGACTTTTTACATGGGGTTTTCGgaagagaggaggaggaaggttATTCGGAAG GTCGATGTTCGATTAGTCCCCATGCTAGCCGTCCTATACCTCATTTCGCACCTTGATAGAGCGAACATCGGGAATGCGAAGATTGAGGGGATGTTAGATGATCTGGGGCTTGATGGGATTCAGTATAATACTGCGTTGGCTATTTTCTTTATTCCCTATGTTTTGCTGG AGGTGCCGAGTAATATGCTCCTGAAGAACTTTACCCGGCCGTCGATTTACCTGGGCATTCTTATTCTTTGCTGGGGTATTATCATGACCCTCACCGGAGTTGTGCAGGGTTATGCGGGATTATTAGTTGTTCGTGTGTTGTTGGGTATTTTCGA GGCCGGCTTCTTCCCCGGTGCCGTATACCTCTGCACATTCTGGTACATGCCCAAGAACCTCTCCTCTCGCCTCGCCTTCTTCTACTGCGCCAGTGCCCTATCCGGCGCATTTTCCGGCCTCCTCGCCGCCGCAATCGCGAAAATGAACGGCGTTGGAGGGTACGCGGGCTGGCGCTGGATTTTCATCATTGAGGGCCTGGCGACTGTTGTCTTGGGCGTGGCGTCGTTCTTCCTGTTGATTGACTCGCCGCGAAGATCCAAGTGGCTGGACGCAGATGAGATCCGGTTCCTGGAGTTGCAGCGGTTTATCAAGGAGGGTGGTgagttgaagaaggagaatGCGCAGAATAGGTTCCGGTGGAAGGATGTCTGGGGTGTTTTGGGTAATTGGCGGCTGTATATTCAGGCGTATGTGCTTTTGTGTCAATCTGCTTGTTCTTACG GAACCAAATTTACCCTCCCCACAATCACCAAAGCAATGGGCTTCAGCAGCACGAACGCCCAACTAATGACCGTCCCGCCGTACGTCGCCGGCGCCATCTCCGCAATCtgcttctctttcctctccgATCGCTTCTACTGGCGCATGCCCTTCGTCGCCATCCCCGTCaccatcatcgccatcggCTACAGCATCATAATCTCCTTCCACGGCGCCCTAGCCGACAATATCGGCCCGGCCTTCTTCGCCGTCATCCTAACCTGCATCGGTATCTACCCGACCCACCCAGCGACAACATCCTGGACGGCGAATAATCTAGCCCCTGCAAACCGTCGCGCGATTGGCGTCGCGTTTAATATCTGCATTGGTAATGCGGGGGGTATTATTGGGAGTTTTATGTATTTGGATTCCGAAGCGCCGGCATATTATACGGGGTTTGGGTTGAGTTTGGCGTTTGGGGGGACGTCGTTGGttttggtgttgttgttggagaTGAGTTATGTTTGGGCGAatcggaggaagagaaggttGGCGGAGGGTGAGGTCAGGAATATGTATAGTGAGGAGGAGCTCTTGGATTTGGGGGATAGGTCGCCGTTGTTTAAGTATACGCTGTAA
- a CDS encoding ankyrin repeat protein (COG:S;~EggNog:ENOG410PKZN;~InterPro:IPR002110,IPR020683,IPR036770;~PFAM:PF12796,PF00023,PF13637;~go_function: GO:0005515 - protein binding [Evidence IEA]) — MYDLPSLPAKHHDFISYVQSHQDKPIEALVRPYNEFDAVARKVFAQEPSHPALKDNHLNLVPLYDESTGSNNVQVRARNLDAEPQELKDQYLLPLKNQDRRPTGSPAVVPTLEEFQKNFTLFSEGALSDLEWSNVVVAGSAVVTSLLPVPEKHRGSKRALRQFYHEKFAPASDVDLFLYGLTDEEAVEKIKHIESRIKNTILYETTTVRTKNTITIVSQYPTRHVQIVLRIYKSVAEILTGFDVDCSCAAYDGKQVYASPRALASYITQINQIDMTRRSPSYENRLSKYSHRGFEVFWPSLDRSRIDPTIFERSFSRTVGLARLLVLEKLPKSEDRENYLMQRRAERGRPLANRYAQRTKQLPGNIKDDWDDEAPEWQEEDEISDYNHFSIPYGPRYHAKRIERLLFTKDLLLNAEWNRPKDRTVRLHRHPAFFGDVEDVIHDCCGYCPEPVTEEDKEVAEEESKIYISGDVSLFIKDDPGRQEIGSFNPITDTDWTEMAYIGNTEQLCQAIVDHDLEAVKQWLLQESADPNTRDYTGRTPLHLASLTSTPEIVQCLVDHGARMISRVADGRTALHFAATRGNVDIVRVLLIKSEQNEEQEAKKEDLRKSEPPQEKGKPTDQPEDDDIEMIDIDDGSSRTSASFVRVEAPESGDVFDGTENELEPDVYDVNVLSWDSRTSPLHLAILNGHVDVVEELVSSFGADVLLPIKLLGSENTPTAAILTLVLALQLPLEKAKAMTQKLLQLGASPAQADLKHNTPLHYLAASNYSELLDLYHHHDEPAVKRAINHLAFLGYSWTPEPYSAFVAAINSKNPVGAIKLLEAGAEPTLEFSHFVQSAKAVFEAIQSNSSEKNTDIFRHNVPQPIILAVKKELPELVINLLERGVDPNTLTTEGCLVVDDEDVRDYTKGASLLDNVRDKIKNLQAYKGEKCTSLPPRPLETDDKAYLDGIKEGTYAMLTARQQVKEARQEYEKNLRYHQDAVNEARNCKGVDRKLAAAKDLAEEFQKVEAVLLEKGAKTFVELYPDIEAPREDEEEEEEDETLKKDKFKVTYKFRVPDLTKTKRNGYLELYEAAWNGDLGTIKALTLTTWGPNNEEAPLQIAITDRHFFSPFSIAVLRGHLSVAKAILGIVQAQYKPMEQKGHKRYTADYDTDQPRIYSEIVDDQFTVDNIGEVATQVECPIKPLDVLRWECSARLFIENDGISDSARYEVQSGITSVLQNYFSTWRLDDDASRIPQHVLDYAVWTDNVPLLVFLLELGQELTSQDAEKDTTIYTVPERVFVMAIGLGRLRCLEELIKRTGAGMPIDEFVEKSGVKLAERPEFYQGLTIRGKKRADWARAERWQGGQEKSKSSPLLVAASYGKLDSTKWFLGKEPGQQYVAFTKAYEHDKRLKHLEKSAKGVEGALMNWLKSRSGLSLHCAVLSKPNEESEQLVEYLAKQYPGGLETKSQEGHTPLALAFSLHRASFAKILIEAGADQTTRDRSGNNLIHLLLCDKNGEARENPDNMESLLALLDSRLIPSLLTERSSERPGSLTPLARWILKAYGFDSYQSNSIETDGKTAVLRIILDLAQPAGQKHLEMLDGAGNTPIHDAVKGELPRALKLMVDSRADLLHRESATGTTPFEMAIDKWVHKATEGPPRIPSAETSSWNDEDAPYRGVLKQQPEYFVEEKQTQDVRREICELCRERAQTGGQKRKLVTLFEANEVAKRLAAKSHGDDEGTKVEVDEVSTWYERAAHEREE, encoded by the exons ATGTACGACCTCCCAAGCCTCCCCGCAAAGCATCATGACTTCATCAGTTACGTCCAATCGCATCAAGACAAGCCAATTGAAGCCTTGGTCCGACCGTACAATGAATTCGACGCCGTCGCGCGCAAAGTCTTTGCTCAAGAACCCTCCCATCCCGCACTGAAAGACAACCATCTTAACCTCGTCCCTCTTTACGACGAATCGACAGGATCAAATAATGTCCAGGTTCGAGCGCGCAATCTGGATGCAGAGCCCCAGGAGCTCAAGGACCAGTATCTACTGCCCCTGAAGAACCAGGATCGGAGACCCACTGGTTCCCCCGCCGTGGTTCCAACTCTCGAAGAGTTCCAGAAGAACTTCACGCTGTTTTCTGAGGGCGCTTTGAGTGATCTGGAGTGGAGCAATGTTGTTGTCGCCGGAAGTGCCGTGGTGACTTCTCTTTTACCCGTGCCGGAAAAACATCGTGGCTCGAAGCGTGCGTTGAGACAGTTTTACCATGAAAAATTCGCTCCGGCGTCGGATGTGGATCTGTTCTTGTATGGTTTGACGGATGAGGAAGCCGTGGAGAAGATCAAGCACATCGAGTCGAGGATCAAGAATACGATTCTTTACGAGACCACCACTGTCAGAACGAAGAATACGATTACCATTGTCTCTCAATATCCGACTCGTCATGTCCAGATTGTTCTTCGGATTTACAAGTCGGTCGCGGAGATCCTGACTGGCTTTGATGTTGACTGCTCTTGTGCTGCGTATGATGGCAAGCAGGTCTATGCCTCGCCCCGTGCTTTGGCATCGTATATTACGCAGATAAATCAGATTGATATGACGAGGCGCTCGCCTTCTTATGAGAACCGCCTTTCGAAGTATTCACACCGCGGATTTGAGGTATTTTGGCCGTCGCTGGACCGCTCCAGAATTGACCCG ACAATCTTCGAAAGAAGTTTCTCGAGGACAGTTGGTCTTGCACGCTTGCTAGTGCTGGAGAAGCTTCCAAAATCCGAGGACCGGGAGAATTATCTCATGCAGAGACGGGCGGAGCGTGGCCGGCCACTTGCCAATAGATACGCCCAAAGAACGAAGCAGCTTCCCGGCAACATCAAAGATGACTGGGACGATGAAGCTCCTGAATGgcaggaagaggatgaaatcTCCGACTACAATCATTTT TCCATTCCTTACGGACCGAGATATCATGCCAAGCGCATCGAAAGGCTCCTGTTTACCAAGGACTTGCTGCTCAATGCAGAGTGGAATAGGCCAAAGGACAGGACAGTTAGGCTTCATCGTCACCCCGCCTTCTTCGGCGACGTTGAAGACGTGATCCATGATTGTTGCGGCTACTGTCCTGAGCCTGTCACAGAGGAGGACAAGGAGGTCGCTGAGGAAGAGAGTAAGATTTATATTTCTGGTGATGTCTCATTATTCATCAAGGATGATCCTGGCCGTCAGGAGATTGGCAGTTTCAATCCTATCACGGACACAGACTGGACAG AAATGGCGTACATTGGAAACACGGAGCAGTTGTGTCAAGCGATCGTCGACCACGACCTCGAAGCTGTGAAGCAATGGCTGTTACAAGAATCAGCCGACCCGAACACCCGAGACTACACCGGCAGGACGCCTTTACATCTGGCATCTTTGACTTCTACCCCAGAGATCGTGCAGTGCCTGGTCGATCACGGTGCCCGAATGATCTCGCGTGTGGCTGATGGCCGGACTGCGCTGCATTTCGCGGCCACCAGAGGCAATGTGGACATTGTCCGAGTCCTTCTCATTAAGAGCGAGCAGAATGAGGAGCAAGAAGCGAAGAAAGAAGATCTTCGCAAGAGTGAGCCTCCACAAGAGAAGGGAAAGCCCACGGATCAGCCTGAAGACGATGATATCGAGATGATCGACATTGATGATGGCAGCTCTCGCACTTCCGCATCATTTGTCAGAGTCGAAGCACCGGAATCTGGCGATGTCTTTGATGGGACTGAAAACGAGCTCGAACCCGATGTTTACGATGTCAACGTGCTGTCCTGGGATAGCCGCACTTCACCTCTTCATCTCGCGATCCTCAACGGCCATGTCGACGTTGTTGAGGAGCTGGTTTCGTCTTTTGGCGCCGATGTCCTACTGCCAATCAAGCTACTGGGTTCTGAAAACACGCCTACGGCTGCAATTCTCACTTTGGTTCTGGCACTGCAGCTACCGCTTGAAAAGGCCAAGGCAATGACTCAGAAGCTTCTGCAGCTGGGTGCCTCGCCTGCCCAAGCCGACCTAAAGCACAACACACCACTGCATTATCTGGCCGCCTCCAACTACTCAGAGCTTCTGGACCtttatcatcatcatgatGAACCAGCAGTTAAGCGTGCCATCAATCATCTTGCATTTCTGGGATACTCCTGGACTCCCGAGCCTTACTCTGCGTTTGTCGCTGCAATCAACTCGAAAAACCCTGTCGGAGCAATCAAACTGCTTGAAGCCGGCGCCGAGCCGACGCTTGAATTCAGTCATTTTGTTCAATCCGCCAAGGCAGTGTTCGAAGCGATCCAATCAAACTCGTCAGAGAAAAATACAGACATCTTCCGTCACAATGTGCCTCAGCCCATCATCTTGGCTGTCAAGAAGGAGCTGCCAGAGCTCGTCATTAACCTTCTTGAGCGTGGTGTGGATCCCAACACATTGACTACTGAGGGATGTTTAgtggttgatgatgaggatgtgcGCGACTACACCAAGGGGGCTTCCTTGCTTGACAACGTTCGTGACAAGATCAAAAATCTACAAGCGTACAAGGGTGAAAAATGCACTTCGTTACCCCCACGCCCACTCGAGACTGATGACAAGGCTTACCTCGACGGCATCAAGGAAGGAACTTATGCGATGCTCACTGCTCGGCAACAAGTGAAGGAGGCCAGACAGGAGTATGAAAAGAATCTAAGGTATCACCAAGATGCAGTGAACGAAGCGCGAAACTGCAAGGGAGTGGATCGTAAATTGGCAGCGGCCAAAGACCTTGCTGAGGAATTCCAGAAGGTAGAGGCTGTCTTGCTCGAGAAGGGTGCAAAGACGTTTGTGGAGCTGTATCCTGATATCGAAGCGCCAagggaagatgaggaggaagaggaggaagatgagacgCTGAAGAAAGATAAATTCAAGGTGACTTACAAATTCCGTGTGCCGGATCTGACGAAGACTAAGAGGAATGGTTACCTGGAACT ATACGAAGCAGCATGGAACGGAGATCTGGGAACTATCAAAGCCCTTACTCTTACCACGTGGGGTCCCAACAACGAAGAGGCGCCTCTTCAGATTGCCATCACTGACCGACACTTCTTCTCGCCTTTCTCCATTGCAGTCCTACGCGGACATCTGAGTGTGGCAAAGGCAATCCTTGGGATTGTTCAGGCTCAGTATAAGCCAATGGAACAAAAAGGGCACAAGAGATACACAGCGGACTATGACACCGACCAGCCTCGCATCTACAGTGAGATTGTCGATGACCAATTCACTGTCGACAACATAGGGGAGGTAGCCACGCAGGTGGAATGTCCTATCAAACCACTCGATGTCCTCCGTTGGGAGTGCTCTGCTCGGTTATTTATCGAAAACGACGGCATATCCGACTCGGCACGATATGAAGTTCAATCCGGAATCACATCTGTTCTCCAAAATTACTTCTCTACTTGGCGCTTAGATGACGACGCATCGCGAATTCCCCAACATGTGCTCGATTACGCAGTCTGGACCGACAACGTTCCTTTGTTGGTATTCCTGCTTGAACTAGGCCAGGAGCTCACCAGCCAGGATGCGGAGAAAGACACTACGATCTACACCGTTCCTGAGCGCGTTTTTGTCATGGCTATCGGCTTGGGCCGCTTGCGCTGCCTCGAAGAACTCATTAAACGAACCGGGGCAGGCATGCCGATCGACGAGTTTGTCGAGAAGAGTGGCGTGAAATTGGCAGAGAGACCTGAGTTTTATCAGGGACTTACCATCCGCGGAAAGAAGCGCGCGGATTGGGCTAGGGCCGAACGATGGCAGGGAGGACaagagaagagcaagagTTCACCGCTCCTGGTTGCTGCGTCTTACGGAAAGCTCGATTCTACCAAATGGTTCCTGGGCAAGGAACCGGGGCAGCAGTATGTTGCTTTCACGAAGGCGTACGAACATGACAAGCGCTTGAAGCATCTTGAAAAGTCTGCAAAGGGTGTTGAGGGCGCTTTGATGAATTGGCTTAAGTCGAGGA GTGGTCTGTCTCTGCATTGTGCTGTGCTGTCCAAGCCAAACGAGGAATCTGAACAATTAGTCGAATACCTCGCAAAGCAATATCCGGGCGGCTTGGAGACCAAATCTCAAGAGGGACATACGCCCTTGGCGCTTGCTTTCTCCTTGCACCGGGCGAGCTTTGCGAAGATCCTGATAGAAGCTGGAGCGGATCAAACCACCCGTGATCGCAGCGGAAACAACCTTATCCACTTGCTGTTGTGCGATAAGAACGGCGAAGCCCGAGAAAATCCCGACAACATGGAGTCACTACTCGCCCTTCTCGACTCCCGCCTTATCCCGTCATTGCTCACAGAGCGGTCTTCGGAGCGGCCAGGATCGTTAACTCCGCTTGCTCGCTGGATTCTCAAAGCGTACGGTTTCGATTCCTATCAGTCCAACAGCATAGAAACAGACGGCAAAACGGCCGTGCTGCGTATAATCCTGGATCTCGCCCAGCCGGCAGGCCAGAAACATCTGGAGATGCTCGATGGTGCCGGCAACACGCCCATCCACGACGCTGTCAAGGGCGAGCTGCCACGAGCCCTGAAGCTCATGGTCGACAGTCGCGCGGACCTCTTGCACCGCGAGAGCGCCACGGGCACCACACCGTTCGAAATGGCAATTGACAAATGGGTCCACAAAGCAACCGAAGGCCCGCCGCGTATTCCGTCGGCAGAGACGTCATCGTGGAACGATGAGGACGCTCCGTACAGAGGAGTGTTGAAGCAGCAGCCCGAGTACTTTGTTGAGGAGAAGCAGACTCAAGATGTGCGGCGAGAGATTTGCGAATTGTGTCGTGAGCGGGCGCAGACTGGCGGTCAGAAGAGGAAGCTGGTTACTTTGTTCGAGGCGAATGAAGTCGCGAAGCGACTGGCGGCGAAGTCtcatggtgatgatgagggtACGAAGGTGGAAGTTGATGAGGTGTCGACGTGGTATGAGCGGGCTGCTCATGAGCGGGAGGAGTGA
- a CDS encoding hydroxymethylglutaryl-CoA lyase (COG:I;~EggNog:ENOG410PU9Z;~InterPro:IPR000891,IPR013785,IPR043594;~PFAM:PF00682;~go_function: GO:0003824 - catalytic activity [Evidence IEA];~go_function: GO:0016833 - oxo-acid-lyase activity [Evidence IEA]), protein MPASAVRIVEVGPRDGLQNIKEPIPTATKVELIRRLERTGLRTIELTSVVSPRAIPQLSDCQDVLSDTSVEQLQADPDRRFPVLVPNLKGLDIAIRYGVREVAVFVSATEGFSKANINCSVEEGIQKAKCVVEKAAQYGIPVRGYVSCIFADPYDGPTEPSAVLNCVHKLLAMGCYEVSLGDTLGVGTPSKVHSLVSYLVESNIPIDQLAGHFHDTYGQGASNVWRAYQCGMRVFDSSISGLGGCPFAPGAKGNVATEDLVYMFDNAGVKTGVDLSGLVETGTWISETLSRKNSSRVQKEICANERLSTTLRHVGSEGALVKKPILC, encoded by the coding sequence ATGCCCGCCAGCGCAGTCCGAATCGTTGAAGTCGGCCCCCGCGATGGCCTGCAGAACATCAAAGAACCCATTCCAACAGCCACGAAAGTGGAACTCATCCGGCGACTTGAGCGTACGGGTCTGCGTACTATCGAACTGACATCAGTCGTCTCGCCGCGCGCGATACCGCAGTTATCGGATTGTCAGGACGTGCTGAGTGATACGAGCGTGGAGCAGCTACAAGCGGATCCTGATCGACGGTTCCCGGTGCTCGTGCCGAATCTGAAGGGTCTTGATATTGCGATTCGATACGGGGTTAGAGAAGTAGCGGTTTTTGTGAGCGCCACGGAAGGGTTTAGTAAAGCGAATATCAACTGTTCTGTGGAAGAGGGGATACAAAAAGCAAAGTGTGTTGTGGAGAAGGCTGCGCAGTATGGTATCCCTGTGAGAGGATATGTGTCCTGCATATTCGCCGACCCCTACGATGGGCCGACAGAGCCTTCAGCGGTATTGAACTGTGTACACAAGCTACTAGCCATGGGATGCTACGAGGTCAGTCTAGGCGATACGCTAGGCGTGGGAACACCGTCCAAAGTGCACAGTCTAGTATCCTACCTCGTCGAGAGCAACATCCCTATCGACCAACTAGCCGGTCACTTCCATGATACCTACGGCCAAGGCGCCTCCAACGTCTGGCGAGCATACCAATGTGGAATGCGCGTGTTTGATAGCAGCATCAGTGGCCTAGGAGGATGTCCGTTTGCACCCGGAGCGAAAGGGAACGTCGCCACTGAGGATTTGGTGTATATGTTTGACAATGCTGGTGTCAAGACCGGGGTTGATCTCTCGGGACTGGTTGAGACGGGAACATGGATATCAGAGACTCTGTCTCGGAAGAATTCGAGTCGGGTTCAGAAGGAGATTTGTGCGAATGAGAGGCTTTCGACTACGTTACGGCATGTTGGATCGGAGGGGGCGTTGGTAAAGAAACCGATACTGTGTTGA
- a CDS encoding uncharacterized protein (COG:S;~EggNog:ENOG410PSV5): MLDGYPNPSTPIQTIGLREICQVNNHHFRRLRGTETWIEYTPPTSSSTDPPTSSTTRRDNSGDQSTSPIYLSLSLESQSPSEPNHWSLFLARENAPGKLYQVTGDAESMTYEPSIQDVDITRAESFYTLYQLAEISDEQVRIVEEIAEGEMPPKAENRASVRENCQGWCVRVLGRLVGRGIVGREKVEMVRGLMEPV, encoded by the coding sequence ATGCTAGACGGCTACCCCAACCCCTCAACCCCCATCCAAACAATCGGCCTCCGCGAAATCTGCCAAGTAAACAATCATCACTTCCGCCGTCTCCGAGGCACAGAAACCTGGATCGAATACACTCCTCCCACCAGCTCCTCCACTGATCCTCCCACTAGCAGTACCACAAGAAGAGACAACTCCGGGGACCAAAGCACAAGCCCAATCtacctctccctctccctcgagTCCCAATCCCCCTCCGAACCAAACCACTggtccctcttcctcgcccGCGAAAACGCCCCAGGAAAACTATACCAAGTCACCGGCGACGCCGAGAGCATGACCTACGAGCCCTCGATCCAGGATGTGGATATCACACGGGCAGAGAGCTTCTATACTTTGTACCAGTTGGCGGAGATTTCGGATGAACAGGTGAGGATTGTGGAGGAGATTGCGGAAGGGGAGATGCCGCCGAAAGCGGAGAATCGGGCATCTGTGAGGGAGAATTGTCAGGGATGGTGTGTTAGGGTGCTGGGGAGGTTGGTGGGGAGGGGGATTGTGGGAAGGGAGAAGGTAGAGATGGTTAGGGGGTTGATGGAACCGGTTTAA
- a CDS encoding uncharacterized protein (COG:S;~EggNog:ENOG410PQB9): protein MSFNDRYFWGPLINADKSPAPLLEQLCLGIAELMISFHDCGTTDLTPERLAAFYHKVGGNYDPLFLETKPAALSFIYQSLGCFHSLQPSTNAFEPPSLPALLPSGFVRWQTIQILLDPNEHVRYLQNAVRMWDIRNPFGGFFPKSLPRDSFPPGPDMEMIQWHEQVSRRLEYDYLKRSLPRSPPPPISEQYQHRFLPSQSALVPVRKEEPEEDRALVRTKNRTVPQYRYVEANDTPPRVPNGRRTSAEHPPPPSHKVPPRLSPPPEIKPRAPSPPVWPEQPARSRRRQRASSIPEPVFPEAMPGYYPSDVSSEPQSPAPEPSPRYHRRYLSPHRGSRARRHSHDAYSRKPPRDLSPDYPRHYTPQYSHRHSGGWHDANVPPRVHWAYKDETPPPKHSGVRFREYASEEPVTVPSSPESPVFVPVHPRYASSGYMPPHAPDPIEDPRRRSYSGGSLPERPRFAGPGVAGPWPPQAPVRMYPAQGPPTAYVPVPVPDMEYVAPRRVYR, encoded by the exons ATGTCGTTCAACGATCGTTACTTCTGGGGGCCGCTTATCAATGCCGACAAGAGCCCGGCTCCATTGTTGGAGCAGCTCTGTCTGGGCATTGCAGAGTTGATG ATAAGCTTCCACGATTGCGGAACAACCGATCTCACTCCAGAGCGACTGGCTGCGTTTTACCATAAAGTCGGCGGCAATTATGATCCATTGTTTCTCGAAACGAAACCGGCTGCGCTCTCGTTTATCTATCAATCCTTAGGATGCTTTCACAGCCTTCAGCCATCCACCAATGCCTTTGAGCCCCCGTCCCTTCCAGCGCTGCTACCAAGTGGCTTCGTGCGATGGCAAACAATCCAGATTCTGCTGGACCCGAATGAGCACGTGAGATACCTGCAAAATGCAGTTAGAATGTGGGATATTCGGAACCCATTCGGGGGTTTCTTTCCCAAGTCCCTTCCTAGAGATTCTTTTCCCCCGGGACCGGATATGGAAATGATTCAATGGCATGAGCAGGTCAGCCGGCGACTGGAGTATGATTACCTGAAAAGAAGTCTGCCCCgatcgccgccgccgccaatCTCTGAACAATATCAACATCGCTTTCTTCCCAGTCAATCGGCTTTAGTCCCAGTCCGAAAGGAGGAGCCAGAGGAGGATAGAGCGCTTGTTCGAACCAAGAACCGGACCGTCCCGCAGTATCGGTACGTTGAGGCAAATGATACACCACCCCGTGTTCCAAATGGAAGGCGCACTAGCGCAGAGCATCCACCGCCGCCCTCGCACAAGGTGCCACCGAGGTTATCGCCGCCACCCGAGATCAAACCACGGGCTCCGTCGCCGCCGGTCTGGCCAGAACAACCGGCTAGAAGCAGACGCCGGCAACGCGCATCAAGCATTCCCGAACCTGTTTTTCCGGAAGCAATGCCAGGGTATTACCCCTCTGATGTATCTTCTGAACCTCAGTCGCCAGCACCGGAACCATCACCTCGATACCATCGCCGGTATTTGTCCCCTCATCGAGGATCCCGTGCGCGTCGACACTCACATGATGCATATTCAAGAAAGCCCCCTCGAGACCTCTCTCCAGACTATCCTAGACACTATACGCCTCAATATAGCCACAGACATTCAGGCGGATGGCATGACGCAAACGTACCCCCACGAGTCCATTGGGCATATAAGGACGAAACACCACCACCCAAGCATTCTGGGGTCAGGTTCCGTGAATATGCTTCTGAAGAGCCAGTAACGGTTCCCTCCAGTCCTGAATCACCCGTATTTGTTCCCGTCCATCCACGATATGCGAGCTCTGGCTACATGCCACCTCATGCCCCAGATCCTATTGAAGACCCAAGACGACGCAGTTATAGTGGTGGCAGTCTTCCAGAACGTCCTCGATTTGCAGGCCCGGGAGTCGCTGGCCCTTGGCCACCACAAGCTCCTGTGCGGATGTATCCTGCTCAAGGTCCACCTACGGCATATGTTCCGGTACCAGTACCGGATATGGAATATGTGGCCCCAAGAAGGGTGTATAGATGA